A segment of the Hemicordylus capensis ecotype Gifberg chromosome 6, rHemCap1.1.pri, whole genome shotgun sequence genome:
ATAGATACCATCTAGCCGATCATTCTGAGCCACCGTGAAGTGCTCCTTCCAGTCTCCCACGGTGCCTGCAGGTGGGGAAAACAAATCGGGGGGAAATTCAGTGATCTGGCTTGGCTTGAAGTCGGGTTTGAAGGATGTGGGAATGCCCTCCCACTTCCTTTCAGGTGGCGTCCCAATTCTTTTCAATGGACGTAACTGGCTTAACCTGGAACAAAACTATCCCACCACTTCCTTCTTTATCCTGCTCCAAGCACTGCCCAGTAGGTTTCAAACTTCTTATATTCAGGGAACCCGGTTTTTAAATCAACAAAGAACCCTGcaacaccttaaagactaatgAATGTATTGCAGCATACGCTTTTGGAAACTATAGTCCACTTCCTCAGATGCATTTAATTTAATCCTAGGCTGGTATTTATATAGTTTTCGAAAAGAAAAATGCAGACAGTAGGGCCCAATGACCATAAAATGCAAGAGGTGTAACAAGTGACAATGAAGGTCAGCGGCCATTCACAACAGTAGTAATTTGAGACACATGCAATTAACCTGggaactttccagattagaccctgcaacagggtcagggCATAGCTCcgcagtgtgcttccacacttcctgggttgtaacaccgcagtccctatgctgacagtaGGGAGCCagtcacatttctgatgccttgttttggatttcatcGCTGCGATTTATTGATAAAAACTTATGTCCGGCAAAAAGGTTGCTTTTTCTTCGGGCTGTTtgttttcacaagactgctccccctgctgggtgcttttctgtttatgttttgaatgcagtttgcctgaacggaagcattttgccactgttgagcggctaCTCTGGGAAGCTTCCTAGTCTTGCAAAGTTAGTTAACACCTGTAATGTGACAGGGAAGCATTAGCTCTATTTAAGCCTGAAAAACTGAATCAAACCTCTTGACAAATCCTAATTCAGCTGTCTCATGTTGGAGTCTCCCTTGGAAGTTCCCTTTTGATATGTCTGATCATTCAGTAGAGTTTCATCTTTGAAAACTTGGCTGAAGCCTGAAATCACCTTGGGAACGAAGGGCATTCTTCTGGGAAACTGATGTGGGTAGCACATCCACTGATGTATGCCTGCTTGAGAACACTGTTGATCTGCTAACATTGACACtgttctctgctaactgagcaaagaggcacctttttaaattggtgattctctttattaagcccagggagagcaactggtctatccatcctccccagcacagcatccctccagtggctgttgctggtgtctgtcttaggtatctttatttagattgtgagccctttggggacagggagccattctatttatttatatctatgtaaactgatctgaagccacctaatggcgcagtggggaaatgacttgactagcaagccagaggttgccggttcgaatccccacaggtatgcttccctgactatgggatacacctatattgggcagccgcgatataggaagatgctgaaaggcatcatctcagactgcacgggaggaggcaatggtaaacccctcttgtattctaccaaagacaaccacagggttctgtggtcgccaggagtcgacaccgactcaatggcacattttacttttaactgatttgggaactttttgttgttgaaaagtggtatataaatatttgtcatattcatatattcGCTGTATTCTTTGTTGTGGCCTGACTCCCGTGCATCAGCTGCCTCTTTTTAGCATCCTTTCTGCCTACTTATGACAATGCCTCTTCTCTTCCTTTAGCCCTGAGCAACTGCTCTCCACTTAGAACTGAAGCTATCCTACTGTGCAGAAGTTGGGCTCCCTCACAGGATGAGCCTGAGagtgcttctctttctagaacgGAAGCAATGCCACACCTCCCTTGACAACTGTCATGGTCCACACTGTCTTTTGACATTTCTAGAGCATATCGCTAATGGTAGAacttggagatggacttcctgtgcattgaccttttgcaccaactatcctaatgaccactaggggcattgggtgtagagatagtgagtaagggtctccctgactgttctacctgtttctactctatgacccctgatctgactcttctgcactccctgtgctgagtcacaatccttcccttcctcctagagagcagatggaaacatctctctctctctctctctctctccccccttacctatccattatgtcgtcctttagattagtttcaggtctttcctgtccaagtgtacttaaccaataaatacttagtatttagttctacaaggatctccatgtgttttctctaaatagctgcaataactaaaccatcctctgctacctactctgtaactggagtgtgtgcccattccttggtgctctgctgttttacccactggggtaaaaattaacaacctctaacagtacTTTCTTAACATTGTAGAACTTTATGCAAGTACTCCGAATATGACTGTACCCGGTTTGCTTTCTCCATTGCTCCCAACAGTCCTACAAGTTCCCATTGCATTGTGGTTGGAAGTAAATCTCTACTCCCCACCTTTTCTCATGAAGGGTGACGTAGCTTGGTCCAAAAGGCAAGAAGGCATGGTGCTGTAATTAGTCATTGGGTTTACTTTCATGCTCTCAAACTCTGTGTGTTGCACAATTcggcacagaactggttctgggAGCACTAGACCTAGGAACTGGGCCACCTTTTGGATTTCCCGGGCTGGATCctagaaagagaaaaaaataagGATGTTGATGGGGAGAAttctgattttattattattttttaaatgacttaGGCATTACCTCAAGGAAGCTTGCTGTGGTTGTGGCACGGCTGTAAGAAGCTCACAGCATAAGAGTCATTACTTAGAGGATTTCAAGCTGCAGAGTTCCTTGAGAGCTGGAGGTGATTGTATGTGTACTACTCACTTCTTTCATATCTTCGTAAAAGAGGTATAGAATTTGATGACGGTCCTTGGCTTCCCACCAACCACAAACATGATCAAACCACGAACCATAGCCAACTGCAAGGAGACACCAAGAGGTGCTGAGTTCACTGTAGTATCGATTCGTCTCTCTCATCACCCCACCCAAAATTACAATCTGTTTTATTTTAGAGATGGAAAGAAAATAATGAAGGGCTTTGTGGGTTCAAGGAGTTGTGTTCTCCTCAAAAGATACAGCTAATTTCCATCCCTTGTGGAAACCAGTAGGCCCCATTCCCATAGCAGGAGACTGAGGGATGGCGATATGGGCCTCTCATCTAGAAAAAGCCGGTGTTCTCATGAGGTGTAATTCCTGTTTTCCAGTGTTAGCATTCACTCACTCTTTCCTGCAATGAATTCCTCCAGAAACTGATCCCAGGGCCCAGGGTATTGATTCATTTTGTTCATACGGTGGAAGTGGAAACGAGAGACTGCATTGTCCTTCAGATTCCTGGCCACATAAATGATCTGGGGAAATATAGCAGAAAGAAGAGAATGCAGAAGTGAAATCTGAGTGTGCATGGAGAAGGCATCATATCTGCCTCTTCCAAGCCTATAACACCAGGGGGGTGACATTCAGCATTGTGCTGACAAACTCTTCACCCCTCCCTCATTCATGAGCTGCCTGAATCAGTAGCCCCTACTCACTCAAGGGCATTGGTTTTGGAGGCAACATCTCTGTGTAGGGCATCCATTTGTGGATGGGACCACCTGAGCACATTTCTGTACAAATAATATGCATGTAAGCAGGCTTGcattatttaggaacataggaagctgccatatactgagtcaaaccattggtccatctagctcagtattgtctacacagactggcagtggcttctccaaggttgcaggcaggaatctctctcagccctaccttggagatgctaccagtgagggaacttggaacctagatgctcttcccagggcggcacTATCTCTTacgaagaatatcttacagtgatcacacatgtagtctcccattcatatgcaaccattcatatgcaaccagcaggtggaccctgcttagctaagaggacatgtcatgcttgcagccacaagacccaggggtgcctaccacccaccaaaccccaaggcaatcggacattattggtgaatttttaaagtatttttgaattccccatagggaataatgaggattccagcaaatgtttagcttcacgttgggtggggggggaacaccggggtgtccaagagcagggTGGTGTGGGTGATAAGGCCCATTgtgggcaaggaaactaccagaattatttcaaaggaattgggcaaagggctgattttcaattaatttttaaagtttatgcatctttaagctttccccccatagggaataatggagttctcagcagccctataactccacttggggggcaccgggggtggcccagagcaggtggtTGTTCAGTGCtcgtagggtgccaaccacccccatacccacaaacccctggggtattgggttttgttgttcctGAGGTGTTGAGAGTGTAGAATCTCTGGTAgctattgaaaatctcataggcTACCAGAGAtccatccatacacacacacacacacacacacacacacacacacacacacacacggaagttTCTAGGGAGGTGGcatttcccataggaaacaatggggatttggggcagccccaaaccctgcCTTTGGGGAGtggcagggcaccccaaagtggttcAAGGGGCACGGCAGGGATGGCCCCTATTACTCCCAGCAAACCCCATGTGGATATGATTTATGGTTCTGGAGATATAGAATTTTAAAGGCTTCAAGCTTCGGGCcatccctgccatgcccccagagcTACTTTGGggtgccttgcccccccccatggcaggGTTCAGGgatgccccaaatccccattgttccctatgggaaattgaaaaatacctttaaaaatcacagaagtgcccgattgccttggggtttggagggcacaccacccacccaccccttctagCAGTTGTGGTGTTTCCAAGGGGGGTGCTTCCCTGCCCCCAGTGGGCCTTATCACCCACCCCAtcttgctctgggacaccccggTCCACCCGACATAatgctatacatttgctggaatcctcattattccctatgaggaattcaaaaatactctaaaaattcaccaataatcggaggagtgtccgattacCTTGGGTtttggtggtaggcacccctgggtgcctaccacccaccccacctttgttcccctaggtactccacataggggataatgggctggtttgagtcccattataccctatgagaaaaagaattaaaaatatttcaaaaattcataaaaaaaattgTGCGAGTGttcaattgctttgggggttgggttgtAGGCACCCATgaatgccaactaccaccccaccaactTTGGGAagtttgaaccaatttgaaccagttcaaattgaactcccccagtttggttcaaattcgaaccagcagctcgaacctaatggctggtttggtttgaattcaaaccattgaactgaaccagttcaaatttgaactggtttgcacatccctacttctagacCACCAGTCTGGCTTCTCAGATTCcatcataaggactagaaacttcttTTTCACAAATAAAAGCTGAAATCTCAAGGATGCTTAACCCTTGACTTGCTTCTACATGGAATGCACAGCACTATGACTCCTTGCTCATGATTCTCCTACCCCATCCTGCCAATCTAAGATCTTGGTAGCCTCTTTAAACTCCCCATTTTGGTAGATACAGGCACTGTACCCACTGCACTCACCTTGCACTTCTTTTCCCAGAATGATTTAGGGACCAATTGGACTGGAAGGTGGGTTTTAATCAGGCGTGGAGGGAGGGCTTTACTAAGCAGTTCAATGCCTGGAGGGACAACAGGAACAGTGAaggggcttttatttatttatttatttatttatttatttaatattaacacttttataccgcccttccaaaaggctcagggcggtttacattaaaacaccttaaaatcagttaataattaaaataaaaattataaaacataacaatgattaacaattaaaaacatcataaaactacaattaaacaatcaaaacaatttaaaaacaaattttaaaaagctgagaaagcctggctgaagagatgtgttttcaggtgttttctgaaaattgccagagatggggaggatcgtatctcagcagggagcgcattccacaatctcggggcagcagccaaaaaggcccgtctctgtgtagccaccaaacgagttggtggcaactggagacggacctcctcaagtgacctcagtggccggtggggctcatagcgaagaagacgctctcttagatacccatggcctaagccatttagggctttataagtaactagttaattttggcccgttgaacaacgggccctagtaacggctctcctgtccccccgctgccattccccctcccttcctcctagctgaccccccccattaagggccaaatcggcccagccacttgcccccgcagcttccgccgccgaccaaccgcccgcccacccagctgccgatacctccttgcccccggaacacgtcctccgcttgatccgctgctcagttaacagaaggagagaggtgctcgcatgcagagctccactctctttaaagtctcttcccgaactggcggtttgggcggcaaggacgcaaagcgccagttcgggaagagactttaaagagagtggagctctgcatgcgagcacctctctccttctgttaattgagcagcggatcaagcggaggacgtgttccgggggcaaggaggtatcggcagctgggtgggcaggcggttggtcggcggcggaagctgcggaggcaagtggctgggccgatttggcccttaatgggggggtcagctgggaggaagggtcggcggcgtcggctgcgggtgccttttaaaaaatatttaagtggcctccgctccgcccccggcctccatctctTTTGGCCaaggcagcggctctgccgctgcctcgcccagtttaccccggcgccggttttccggcttcttcggggcggccgcttctggccgcccaagatggctgccggataccggcgagcgtgtctcccttgccctgttctgggcctgcgcttcgcgcaggcgcagaacagggcagggaggcacgcttggtgtccgccaacggacggacaccaagcgttttattagagaggataactagcactttgtattttgcccggaaacctactggcagccagtgtaactccatcaacaaaggagtaatgtggtctctccgagatgacccagagaccaacctggctgccgcattctggaccaactgaagtttccggactacgtacaaaggcagccccacgtagagcgcattacagaagtccagtctggaggttaccaacaaatgtaccactgttttgaggtcactgatctcaagaaacgggcggagctggcgtatcagccgaagctgatagaaggcactcctggccaccgcctcaacctgagaaatcaaggagagacgttgatccagaagtactcccagactgcgaacctgttccttttggggaagtgtgaccccatctagaacaggcagatcaaaatcgtctctagagttccgaccccgcacaataagtacctccgtcttatctggattcagcttcagtttattcttcctcatccagcccattactgcttccaggcaggcatttagggaggatatgccaactcctgaagaagttgacatggagtagatctgggtgtcatcagcatactggtaacacccagctccaaatcccctgatgatctctctcagcggtttcatgtagatgttaaaaagcattggagagagtatggagccttgaggaacaccatacctaagctcagattttgaagagcaacaatctccaatcgacaccatctggaatctatccgagaggtaggagcggaaccactgaaaaacagtgcctcccacccccaaccccctcagaggttccagaaggatactatggtcgatagtatcgaaagccgccgagagatccaagaggaccaacagagtcacacttcctctgtccattgccaactggagatcatccatcaggccgaccaaggcagtctgcaccccatagcccgcccgaaaaccagtttgaaatgggtctagataatcagtttcctccaagaccgcctggagctgagaggccaccaccctctcaattaccttgcccagccatgggagattggaaactggcctataattgctcaactctgagggatctaatgcaggcttctttagaagaggtctaataattgcctccttaagacaaggaggcatcctgccctccttcagagaagcatttatgatttctaccaggccgcctacaacagcctccctgctagatagaacaagccatgttggacaaggatcaagagaacaagtggtaggcctcaccactccaagcagcttgtccacatcctcaggagtcacaaactgaaattgatccagccgaatcgtataagaggagttgtcggacacctccagttcagacatcagattaattgtggagtctccatctaggtcggcccgaatcagagagattttgtctgcgaaaaattcattaaacacaccacagcgggtaactgatgcctccaaattctggttcaagggagagggagcagatactagtcccctgacaatcctgaacaactccactagacgtgaactcgcagatgcaatacgggcagaaaagaaccacttctttgccgcacgtattgcctgagcatagatctttaaatgtgctccgtgtcgtaatctgtcggattcgagttgagtttttctccacttgcgctccagttgcctaccttgccgcttcagcccccgtagatcttccgtataccaaggggccaattttgaagcaggtcggaggggacgcttaggagcaatcgtgtctactgccctggtgagcaagttgttctagttttcaaccagggcatcaacaggatcacctgcagagccaacattaaatccctccaaggcttcttggaatcctactagatccagtaacctcttcgggcggaccatcctaataggcccctcgcccctgcggaggtgggaagtggttgtaagtccaaccttaaccagatggtggtctgtccatgacaacggggagattgtagg
Coding sequences within it:
- the LOC128332069 gene encoding LOW QUALITY PROTEIN: sulfotransferase 1A1-like (The sequence of the model RefSeq protein was modified relative to this genomic sequence to represent the inferred CDS: substituted 1 base at 1 genomic stop codon); the protein is MCTTRNYCSDTDAQNGLQLHRMKTAGVSERPPLSSFRGVPLVKYFAEVMGEVEGFQAHPDDLLIATYPKSGTTWISEIIDLIRKEGDVEQCRQNPIYMXVPFLEFAAPEVPSGIELLSKALPPRLIKTHLPVQLVPKSFWEKKCKIIYVARNLKDNAVSRFHFHRMNKMNQYPGPWDQFLEEFIAGKIGYGSWFDHVCGWWEAKDRHQILYLFYEDMKEDPAREIQKVAQFLGLVLPEPVLCRIVQHTEFESMKVNPMTNYSTMPSCLLDQATSPFMRKGTVGDWKEHFTVAQNDRLDGIYAREMGGRSLTFRTQL